The DNA window TCCCTTTAATATTGCATTTGAAATTGTAgctttatcaaattatttatttagaaatctAGGAATGGAAATGTAACAGTTGCTAAAAAAGAACATTCGTTATGATTCGAATTATTTGCTGTTAAACGATATTGTAAATTCAGCCCCAGTTTAACACCAAATGTTTCGGAAATCTTCCTTGaaggaaggcccggcatggccaggtgggtaaggtattcgcgggttcgaatctctgtcacactatacatgctcgccctttaagacatgcgggcgttataatattacggtcaacctcactattaTTTGCTACAAGAGTATCTCaaaatttggtggtgggtggtgatgactagctgccttgctttcagtattatactgctaacttagggatggctagtgtagatgtctctcgtgtagctttgcgtaaaattcaaaacatacaaatctTCAGCCTATTAGCTTTTTACGTAATTATTTATGCATTTTCAGTGAAAGTGGCCTGAGGTTAATAACCCCATCTCTGCGACGATCTAGGACTGCTCGTAACCTAGTATGTAGTGTATTGGACGGTTCATGGTTTGCATCCCATTGTTACAAAATGCAGCTTAAATTGTGAAAACATGGGCGCGCTATAAAACTAATAGTTAAATTACACTATTCGCTCAGACGAGATAGCCTAAACTTGGTGAGAGGCGCTATTAACTAGCTATCCTTCCTTGTAGATtatctcttcaaaattagggacggctactcaGATATTGcgaggccaggtgggttaaggcgttcgactcgtaatccgagggcgggttcgaatccccatcacaccaaacatgctcgccctttcagccgtggggtgcgttgtaacgttacagtcaattccactattcgttggtaaaagagtagcccaagagttggcggtgggtggtgataactagctgccttcgctctcgtcttacactgcaaaattagggacagctagcgtaggtagccctcgtgtagctttgcgcgaaattaaaaaaaaaaaaaaaaaaaaatatgatctAACATAACATTGTGTAAGTATTATTTCTAAACAGGGTTTTGTGAGTACATAATTATCATATATTGtcttatttttgtaattcttcATGAGATATATATTGTTGCCTTTAACACTTTAACAACTTTTGTATAAGAGCGCTGAAAACCACTAAATAAAAGCATAATTCCTGTTCATTGTAGAAACTGCGCATTTGGttgatattataaaacaaagcAAACATTAGCATTTGTTTgtctattgaaataaaaatgcttaaatcacaatatttactataatgTTTACCACTAGGCATAAAACGTAAAAGATGGCAAACCAAATCCAATAACTTCAGACTTTTTTTAActtagaaaaatgttttcttacagTAGACCACAGCACTACAagagtaacatatatatatacgcataaaataaaataaattcgcATTGAAATGTCTTTATGTGAACTACTGATAAATACGTGAAGTAAGACGTAAACAGTTCAAATCCACTTTTCTTCCAAGAACGTCAGATGATATGCAACAACCCGTACTTAAAGCCGGAGGATATGTTACCCTCATACCTCTAGTTCTTGTGCCATTGGATGTTATAAACTTAATATGAATACCCGTTAGTATGATGTCTTTTATTGTAGACCgtgtatatcttaaaataaaaataaatgaacacaTAATATTCcgacatatattttattatcctcTCAGATTGGATATAACACAGTTAATGGAAGCTTTAAGCtagaaatacatttataactaAGCTTTCTGGAAGACCACAGTCGCTTAGCCCGAATTGTAACTATTCTAGATTATAAATTGTACAGTTTGAGGTAGAATTCGATCCTATAAGCGATATTGAATaatacaacaaaaagaaaaataatgtcagaGGTTAAAAGATAGCTTAAGAAATGGGGGTATTTTTCATAGGAACGAAAACTGCGACTAACCAGAATATAGGTTGACATCTACTATCTTTAGGATTATGAAACTGGCTTTCAACGGGTAAGATTTACTCTGGTCCTCACATAATCACTTGGGTCAATTTTACAATCTACAGGATTATTAATCTGTGCTAAGCGGTTATTAGATTACACAATATAATTTTTGACACTTATGTCAATATTACTTGtttcctgttttttttaaaaaaagctacaGAATAGGTCAAAACAAAAGAGAAGACGGAACACTTTTGTTATTCCAGAAATCGTGCTTATGTTTTCCAGATATCTCAGCGACAGGCCTGAGGGTTTACAACGTTTTCAATACccgccattgtgtagctttgtgcttatcaacAAACAACAAAGCTTTTCTTAGTTATCTGTTTTAACTGTTAGATTCGATTACATCTTCTCAACACTGTTAACAGCACAGTATATACACTTAGATGACATTTTATGCAAATGTACCTCAACAACTTCAATGAACTGGctcaaatttctttcttttttttagctACAAGTACCATAATAGGAGGTTATTTTCTTAAGAAATGACAAAACGCACTAAACAGAATACCAACCCACATGACAAGGGGTACCAAACAGAATACTAAACCACATGACAAGGGGtactaaacataataataatccACATGACATGGGGTACTAAATATAATACTAACCCACATTACAAGGGATGCCAAATAGAATACTAAACCACATGATGAGGAGGTACTAAACAGAATACTACTCTACATGACAAAGGGGGTATTAAACAGAATACTAATCCACTTAACAAGGAATCCCAAGCAGAATACTAATCCACATGCCAAGGGGTACAAAATAGAATAGTAACTCATATGACATGGGGTGCCAAACAGGATACTAAACCATATGATAAGGAGGTACTAAACAGAATACTAATCTGCATAACAAGGATATACTAAACAGAATACTAATCCCCATGACAAGGGGTACTAAACATAATACTTGCccaccccccgctagtacagcggtctgtctacgaatttacaacgccaaaatcaggggttcgattctcctcggtgggctcagcaaatagcccgatgtggctttgttataataaaatacacacacactaaacATAATACTAATCCATGTGACAAAAGGTACTAAACAGAATACTAATCCATGTAACAAGGGGTACTAAACAGAATACTAATCCATGTAGCAAGAGGTACTAAACAGAATACTAATCCATGTAGCAAGGGGTACTAAACAGAATACTAATCCATGTAACAAGGGGTACTAAACAGAATACTAACCCACATGACACGGGGTACTAAATAGAATATTAATCTACGTTTTCCGTACGTTAGAGTTCTTCTTGATTGCTCCTTCTGTTGATGAAAAACACTCGAAAATGCAAATAAATGTAATGGTTGCAGTACGATTTGGCAGTGTTTCGAAACTGTCAGAATACATATTGGTAACACAATTTGTAGCACTGATTTTTACTGTTGCAAGACTAACCTAACTTTGTTTTCTAGTGTAGaataaacaaatgataattaCTTGAACAATGGTAACTAAAAGCATTAAGATATTTTTCGAAATACACAATAACAGACCTCAATCAATTGCCTTTTGCACTAAATACGAAGCTGATATTATAACAAGCAAAACTAGTGTTTTAATATcctttatattgtaataataatgcAAGTAAAACACTATCTTAATTTAAAGATCGTTacttactaaatatataaaagagaTCGTAAAGCTCAGATATATTTagcattattattgttatataccCTCATTTTTTGTTAGATAAAGTTAAGATTATTATCGTCATACACTCTGATTTCTTTgttatctgaagttaacattattattattatacaccatGATTTCTTTGTTAGCTAaagttaacattattattgttacacaccATGATTTCTTTGTTAGATAAAGTTAACATTATTATCGTCATACACTCTGATTTCTTTGTTATCTaaagttaacattattattattacacaccaTGATTTCTTTGTTAGCTaaagttaacattattattattacacaccaTGATTTCTTTGTTAGCTAaagttaacattattattgttacacaccATGATTTCTTTGTTAGATAaagttaacattattattgttacacaccATGATTTCTTTGTTGGATAaagttaacattattattgttacacaccATGATTTCTTTGTTAGCTAaagttaacattattattgttacacaccATGATTTCTTTGTTAGATAAAGTTAACATATTATTGTTACACACCATGATTTCTTTGTTAGATAaagttaacattattattgttacacaccACGATTTCTTTGttagataaaattaacattattattgttacacaccATGATTTCTTTGTTAGATAAaggtaacattattattattattacacaccaTGATTTCTTTGTTATCTaaagttaacattattattattacacaccaTGATTTCTTTGTTAGCTaaagttaacattattattattacacagcATGATTTCTTTGTTAGCTAaagttaacattattattgttacacaccATGATTTCTTTGTTAGATAaagttaacattattattgttacacaccATAATTTCTTTGTTAGATAaagttaacattattattgttacacaccATGATTTCTTTGTTAGTTAAAGTTTTGGCGTCAATACTGTTACATTCATTgatattatacaattataaattattttgtttttttaaaattacatttaaacgTTTTTTCATCAGTGTTAATATGTGAAATTataccaaaatattaaatattatttaaatcacaCACTtcattataagaaaacaaaaacattcttaaatattCAAAAGGATTTTTAGAAAACTACTGGTCCatacagttataaaaatatatattcgcACAGAATATATTAAAGTAAGAAAAGTAACAATACTTTGTAATTCAcaacaagtaaataaatgtttcaactaAACCCTGTGGACAACTCAAGTAGGTCCCTGGACTATAACCATCTTTTTCAAGTGTCTGTGGTTTctgatgaataaaataatttacctttattaaaaatgttccaTTTTAGGAAACGATCTAACATACTTAAGTGGAATCACTATAATGTAAAcgttttaagtatatattttatatcatttaagcATTTCACGAAATCTGACTTTGTTCATGTAATGGAGCCAAATTAAACGCATGTTAAAATTTCTATAATACAGCGTTTTTGTACAATTTtggaaattcataaaaaatatatagagttATTTCATTACTTCatataactaaagtaatataatgattttatttttatgtatttatgccTAATAGTAAGCCGTCCACTGCCCTAGTAAACATTCTCTACAATAAAGAGTTTATGGTCAACAATGTATATTTATGACAAACACAAAACGAGAACATGAAACATTGCTTTATAGTCATATAACTATTACGTTTCAAGTCTGTTATTATTTTGGACAACAcattaaatatcttaataaatcGTAAATTTCCGTTGTGCGACCAAATCTTTTTTCCTGTCCGAAGTCTATTCCTGTTTTATCTAGTTTCACAGACTTTAGACAAACATGAACTAATCTATTTATTTGGCTAACCTATTCTATTTAGAAAAATAGCTCGTCTCGCTCTCTTCTCATGCATATGGTTTAAAAGGTAGGATTTGGCAGCGTACCAAACACATGCTCAAAAATCTACAGTAGAGAGTTTGAAAAACAATGTacgtttataacaaatatataaaaaagaaaattcaaaacatttcagcTACAACGAGATAACAGCTTTGCTTAAAAATTACTCTACTTGttagatataacaatattcttATTTGTGGACCAGATTTAGAATGTTACAAGAACTTCAACTGCAGTCGGTTTTTAACCACATAACGGCTCTTTGTCTAGATTTAGTTTTGGTTCCTTTTTTCGGCTTTCCAGTCTTTTTTATCCCGATGAACCAGTCTTGGTATTTTTTGGACTGGTACTGTAAATAGtaattttcaatgttttcaataaaaagtgTCTCATCGGAGTTGGGATCATCCTACGTAAAGGAATATAGATGAGAAGAAATACTATAATTTAACACcagataattattatttaattatcaatattaagtgatgttcaattttgttttgaattgttttttgttgttatttttttataaatgaaaaaaggtTCTTTATACAACTTTTGTAGTGCTACACGatgatttaatattataaacgtaAAATTTAATGTGAAATCGTTTACAGGTAACAAATGTTATACACTAGAACTACCAAATGATCAATGTCAATTTCCATGATGAACAGTTATTAGTACGTACCTGTCCATATAAGTTTCCTTGGTCGTTCATGGCAACGTATTTATCTGCACTTACGGCTTTTAACTTTACCCCTTCCCCGTCAGACATCAAAAAGATATGAAAATTAGCTACCATAGGGGAAAAATATTAATGTAGTACAAATAAAAACGACATAAAatcatgaaataatatattatagtatttataagtaaGAACAATATTTTACTAGCTATACTCGTtactatgttgtttttaattttgttctatGTTTGTAGTTACTCTGATcggaaattattattaatactactCTGTAGTTTTACTGAGATGGCAACAGTTACCAGCCAGCAAAATTCTTTCATAACAGTCACTGACTGCTGATAACATAATAGTTTTTCACCGTATTAAAcattatgtgttttcttatagcaaagtcacaacgggttatctgctgagcccacagaggggaatcgaacccctgattttgcgttgtaaatccgtaaacataccgttgtactagcggggaactttTCACCTTAAAACttgattaacaaacaaaacagtcagttttagttttttattggTAAATACAAACCTTAGTATATGATTTACCAAACAACACATCACATAAGCCACAAACTATTTTATGtcgaaggaaaagaaaaaaaaaaaaaaacacctttaacgCTATTTTTCTTTTTACCGATTCAACTAAATTACAGTCAGAAAAACTGAGTAGACTGGGTGTTCGTGTATACATAGAGATTTGTTCAAGTGGCGTCATCAAAGTGATGTCCCTATAGTAAACATATtgtttgagttgttgttttttaatgtttgaaatagtttTGATTAAAAACTAGAAACATATACCTTTtacacataataaattattttaaatttctatatatatcTAATGTGAATAAAACTCTAACAAAATCCTGAAATGCTTTTATAGCCATTCTACTAATTTTCTCATGAAACACACTGGTATTGAAGGTTATTAATGTGTATTATGTGTGATTAGTTAGAGTATTTCATGTTTCGTTTTAAATTGAAACATGAACTGCTATAGAAATTAAACTGTAGATAGAAGTTTCTACTATCGCTAGTGCTCGGGTTATagtgtttctatttcatttttatataaggCATTTGTTACATTAACCATTGTTACTGTAAGTCGTCGGCAATAGATACGATAAACAAAGTGTGGTTAAAacactataatatattatattatttttttgaaatatccTAAAGCAACGAATAATAAGAAGAGTGTAAATAATCTAATTAgactaatattaaaatgttttatgacaagtgtaattaactttattacaattgtttagaaacaaatttcTTAGTGGCGACCATGATCTCTGATGTGTCCCATTGTATCTGTTGtgaattctaattttttaaatgttaatttttaattaaaaactttaatttttaaagtctTTGTAACATTTCAAATAGTGTTCCTTCCACTGCTATTTTCATTGTATCCCAGATGGAGTGAAGAACTCTGGATTGAGCGAAACTCGTGGTTTGCAgcgacttgtttgtttgtttgttttgaagttaagcacaaagcaacacaataagccatctgtgctctgcccaccacgggtatcgaaacccatattctaacgttgtacgtccgcagacatgccgttgttCTACTGGAGACCTTCTGCAGTCAATAAGACAAATAATTCCTAAGGTTCtggtttgtttgaaaaaaaaaaaaaagaacaaagctACGCAGTGgtctatctatgctctgccctgcattttctagcgttgtaagtccttaaaagatttgataaattaatgtagtgtttaaaaatgaaatacaccCAACactattatttcattcattgCAAATGAACTTGTGATCATTCTTCATATAAAAGGCACAAACAGCATAACAATTCTTTTGCTGTTGGCGGACAGGTGTGGTTTAAACTAAATGTGGCCCGACATAACCAGGTAattaaaacattcgactcgtaatccgagggtcacgggttcgaatccccgtcacaccaaacatgctcgccctctcagccgtgggggcgttataatatgacggtcaatcccactattcgttggtaaaagagtagcccaagagttgggtgatgatgactagctgccttccttctagtcttacactgctaaattagcgtgtagctttgtgtgaaattcgaaataaaccaaaccaattaaaCTAAATGCTCTTCTAACAGTACcgcccagtggctcagcggtaagtgtgTAATCTCACAACGCAAAAATTTGGGTTTTGGTACCTGTGGCGGGTAGAAATCATTGGGTAGCTTAACAACAATCGAAATAAACTTCTAAcaatattttccttcttttagTTTTTAAGAGGTTACGTTGTTATTTTTAGATTAGAAGAAAATTAATTGTTgcactaaatatattttagtgacaATTAAATGTTAACTGTTCTATGTTGCAATTGTGCTTTATCAAAGCTATATGTAAAATTGAACAAATTAAGGATAATAGACAAACGGTGAAACATATGAAGAGACAGTGCAATTTAACGTAAAGAATGTGTAATTaagaacttttaataataaagttataaaatagtgcAAAGTTTTGGTTGtaattaaacacagagctacacaaggaACTATTTATCCTTtttccaccacaagtatcgaaacccggtttctagcgatgtaagtccgcaaacataccgatATGCAACTGGGAGACCAGtgcaaagaaaatttaaaaacacaaatatgtaGTGTAAATTGGACCTTTGTTTGGTGAGTATGTAGTGAAgaaatgataagaaaataaagaagtggtttgttttgaatttcgcgcaaagctactcaagggctatctgcgctagccgtccctaatttagtagtgtaaaactagagggaaggcagctcgtcataccacccatcgccatctctcgggctactcttttaccaaaaaataatggcattgaccgtcatattataacgcccccacgattgtaAGGGTAAtgggtatttgaacccgcgacccgcagattgcgaatcgagcgttataaccacctggccatgccgtgtaAGTGTAACAACCCAAGAAAAGTGATTCTAAAATAAGGTGAACGTTTCGTATGAAGACTTTTTAATAGGAAAAAAGTCCCAAGATTCAAAGATTAGAGAAGAGAAAAACTAGAAGAAATATATCACTTTAAAAAATCCATTAACTTCAGCACTTTTGTTGCAAACtgaaagaaaagacaaaagaTCAAAGAATAAAACGgctattaacaaaataaagacatagaaataaaaatattaattagaaaaaaatgatacaaaaattaGAAAGACTTTCTCAATAACTTGAAAAATCTGTAATAATCTGTGAAAAAAAATGACATATTATAGAGTTAGAcgattctttcttttcttttcaaatgttcgCGCAAAACTATTTAAAGAGCCACCTTTGTAGACATGACTTATTTTGTATTGATAAACCATAGTAAGGCTAAGCAGCCATGAACTCACGAGCTATTGTTGTCTAACTGAATGGTAGGATTTTATTGTCACTGTTCTAGAACACTCTCGCCCCAAAGTGCGGAGTGAGTTTTTACGGTAACTGGAGGCGAATTTTGAACCTTGTGATTCAAGGTCGGAATATGCTTAGAACTAGGCCACGCCTGGTCCAAAAAATGAGTGAATAATTTATGCACAAGTTATTTACCTTGAACATTTTCCTAATATTTAGTACAGTGAATTTAACACTGTTATATTCTCTATTTATttgaaagtaattaaaaaaaggaGGATCACAAATGTTTTTAACACTCACCGTGCTCGTGTTTTTCTCTTTGACCAAATATGTTTCCTTCCGTATCCATGGATAAAAAGAAGCCGTGTTTGTTGTAAAGACGTTTGTAGCTGGACTTGCAGCTGGACTCGTCATCCTGTTGGAGAATTATTGAATTATGTTAAgccattaaaataatgtattcagttTTTTACTTAATAAATGCTTCATGTGATAGATATTTTCAAAGTAATCCACTGTCTTATTCTGAGGGTTAAAAGCACATTATAATAATGATGTTCCAGAGCTCAAGCTACCCTTGGAATTATCGTCTTTCACGTCCACCACACTCACTCTGATTGTCAAAATAATCTACTATTGTTTAGGACTACATTTtccattgcaaaaaaaaaaaacttttgcgAAGAATAGTAAGGCCAACTGTAgaccataaataataataatcttactGCATCCATCCATTGTAAGAAACGTCGGATTCTAAACCCATAAATAAGCATGCTAAAAACACAAAAGTAAGTCTCAGGTACACTGGGAAGCCATTATTTGCATCTTGTGGTTGAATGGAATTGCCGTGAGTTCAGTTTTTCGGCTTTCTTTCTCATGAAAACA is part of the Tachypleus tridentatus isolate NWPU-2018 chromosome 4, ASM421037v1, whole genome shotgun sequence genome and encodes:
- the LOC143249431 gene encoding fibroblast growth factor 1-like isoform X4; translated protein: MDDESSCKSSYKRLYNKHGFFLSMDTEGNIFGQREKHEHANFHIFLMSDGEGVKLKAVSADKYVAMNDQGNLYGQDDPNSDETLFIENIENYYLQYQSKKYQDWFIGIKKTGKPKKGTKTKSRQRAVMWLKTDCS
- the LOC143249431 gene encoding fibroblast growth factor 1-like isoform X1; amino-acid sequence: MPWWRAICWCCNRDMKKYPSDPKDESTEREDDESSCKSSYKRLYNKHGFFLSMDTEGNIFGQREKHEHANFHIFLMSDGEGVKLKAVSADKYVAMNDQGNLYGQDDPNSDETLFIENIENYYLQYQSKKYQDWFIGIKKTGKPKKGTKTKSRQRAVMWLKTDCS
- the LOC143249431 gene encoding fibroblast growth factor 1-like isoform X2, producing MNNQSHQGVKDDESSCKSSYKRLYNKHGFFLSMDTEGNIFGQREKHEHANFHIFLMSDGEGVKLKAVSADKYVAMNDQGNLYGQDDPNSDETLFIENIENYYLQYQSKKYQDWFIGIKKTGKPKKGTKTKSRQRAVMWLKTDCS
- the LOC143249431 gene encoding fibroblast growth factor 2-like isoform X3; the encoded protein is MPWWRAICWCCNRDMKKYPSDPKDESTEREDDESSCKSSYKRLYNKHGFFLSMDTEGNIFGQREKHEHANFHIFLMSDGEGVKLKAVSADKYVAMNDQGNLYGQYQSKKYQDWFIGIKKTGKPKKGTKTKSRQRAVMWLKTDCS